A window of the Pongo abelii isolate AG06213 chromosome 10, NHGRI_mPonAbe1-v2.0_pri, whole genome shotgun sequence genome harbors these coding sequences:
- the CCT2 gene encoding T-complex protein 1 subunit beta, whose translation MATRAAAASLFSSGGHAPSSVKGCVSGPWGSSQNGTPAGGNYRPGPRPPTVGRVASLPASFCLLAQSTSCEGIHLCAELLGTMASLSLAPVNIFKAGADEERAETARLTSFIGAIAIGDLVKSTLGPKGMDKILLSSGRDASLMVTNDGATILKNIGVDNPAAKVLVDMSRVQDDEVGDGTTSVTVLAAELLREAESLIAKKIHPQTIIAGWREATKAAREALLSSAVDHGSDEVKFRQDLMNIAGTTLSSKLLTHHKDHFTKLAVEAVLRLKGSGNLEAIHIIKKLGGSLADSYLDEGFLLDKKIGVNQPKRIENAKILIANTGMDTDKIKIFGSRVRVDSTAKVAEIEHAEKEKMKEKVERILKHGINCFINRQLIYNYPEQLFGAAGVMAIEHADFAGVERLALVTGGEIASTFDHPELVKLGSCKLIEEVMIGEDKLIHFSGVALGEACTIVLRGATQQILDEAERSLHDALCVLAQTVKDSRTVYGGGCSEMLMAHAVTQLANRTPGKEAVAMESYAKALRMLPTIIADNAGYDSADLVAQLRAAHSEGNTTAGLDMREGTIGDMAILGITESFQVKRQVLLSAAEAAEVILRVDNIIKAAPRKRVPDHHPC comes from the exons ATGGCAACCCGCGCGGCAGCCGCCTCTTTGTTCTCGAGCGGCGGCCACGCCCCCTCCAGTGTCAAAGGCTGCGTTTCCGGCCCGTGGGGCTCCAGTCAAAATGGGACGCCTGCTGGCGGTAACTACAGGCCGGGGCCCCGCCCCCCCACAGTAGGGCGTGTGGCGTCACTTCCGGCTTCGTTCTGTCTGCTTGCCCAGAGCACGAGCTGTGAGGGGATTCACTTGTGTGCGGAACTCCTCGGAACCATG GCGTCCCTTTCCCTTGCACCTGTTAACATCTTCAAGGCAGGAGCTGATGAAGAGAGAGCAGAGACAGCTCGTCTG ACTTCTTTTATTGGTGCCATCGCCATTGGAGACTTGGTAAAGAGCACCTTGGGACCCAAAGGCAtg GACAAAATTCTTCTAAGCAGTGGACGAGATGCCTCTCTTATGGTAACTAATGATGGTGCCACTATTCTAAAAAACATTGGTGTTGACAATCCAGCAGCTAAAGTTTTAGTTG ataTGTCAAGGGTTCAAGATGATGAAGTTGGTGATGGCACTACTTCTGTTACTGTTTTAGCAGCAGAATTATTAAGG GAAGCAGAATCTTTAATTGCAAAAAAGATTCATCCACAGACCATCATAGCGGGTTGGAGAGAAGCCACTAAGGCTGCAAGAGAGGCGCTGTTGAGTTCTGCAGTTGATCATGG tTCCGATGAAGTTAAATTCCGTCAAGATTTAATGAATATTGCGGGCACAACATTATCCTCAAAACTTCTTACTCATCACAAAGACCACTTCACAAAGTTAGCTGTAGAAGCAGTTCTCAGACTGAAAGGCTCTGGCAACCTGGAGGCAATTCATATTATCAAGAAGCTAGGAGGAAGTTTGGCAGATTCCTATTTAGATGAAG GCTTTCTGTTGGATAAAAAAATTGGAGTAAATCAACCAAAACGAATTGAAAATGCTAAAATTCTTATTGCAAATACTGGTATGGATACAGACAAAATAAAG ATATTTGGTTCCCGGGTAAGAGTTGACTCTACAGCAAAGGTTGCAGAAATAGAACATgcggaaaaggaaaaaatgaaagagaaagttgAACGTATTCTTAAGCATGGAATAAATTGCTTTATTAACAG gcaattaatttataattatccTGAACAGCTCTTTGGTGCTGCTGGTGTCATGGCTATTGAGCATGCAGATTTTGCAGGTGTGGAACGCCTAGCTCTTGTCACAG GTGGTGAAATTGCCTCTACCTTTGATCACCCAGAACTGGTGAAGCTTGGAAGTTGCAAACTTATTGAGGAAGTCATGATTGGAGAAGACAAACTCATTCACTTTTCTGGGGTTGCCCTTG gTGAGGCTTGTACCATTGTTTTGCGTGGTGCCACTCAACAAATTTTAGATGAAGCAGAAAGATCATTGCATGATGCTCTTTGTGTTCTTGCACAAACTGTAAAGGACTCTAGAACAGTTTATGGAGGAG GCTGTTCTGAGATGTTGATGGCTCATGCTGTGACACAGCTTGCCAATAGAACACCAGGCAAAGAAGCTGTTGCAATGGAGTCTTATGCTAAAGCACTGAGAATG tTGCCAACCATCATAGCTGACAATGCAGGGTATGACAGTGCAGACCTGGTGGCACAGCTCAGGGCTGCTCACAGTGAAGGCAATACCACTGCTGGATTGG ATATGAGGGAAGGCACCATTGGAGATATGGCTATCCTGGGTATAACAGAAAGTTTTCAAGTGAAGCGACAGGTTCTTCTGAGTGCAGCTGAAGCAGCAGAGGTGATTCTGCGTGTGGACAACATCATCAAAGCGGCACCCAG GAAACGTGTCCCTGATCACCACCCCTGTTAA